ttatggtagcagtaggtaccatacatcttcaatggaaatttcaaaattcatattttattcttagagattgtgagggcctattgtctcctcatctgccgccaagtccaggctgtgccatttagacactgtatggtctcctcatgcttcagccaactccaggctgtgccattcagccactatatggtctcctcctactgatgccacctccaggctctgtcattgtgctgccatgtgactgcttgttagatttggtcgtttgtacccacacgccggggcccaggacattaaccacttaaggaccaatgacgtcctgggacgtcatggcaccctgggccttaaggaccaatgacgtcccaggatgtcatggcattttccggtccctgtcgcgcaccgggcagagatcggaaccggatgcctgctgaaatccttcagcaggcatccgggcaaacgccgaggggggccatgtagggaaatcgcccttgcgatctgcggcgataccgggctgatcgggtctctgggacccgaccgcgcgttaattttgcatgatcccggttgtcacagacagccaggacgatgctggaggctaggagcgaggtggcaagcctgccacctcctcctatcccctgcgatccgtcggttagctaaccgacctattgcagggggggggggggggggcggttacttcctcccgccctgcccggcccctggaagtccggagaggacgggaggaagaccggaggatgcggcgggggacgggggagtgctggggcctggccccggtacttacctcatccctgaagacctggatcccAGGCGATGAAGacgacggcagcggcgacaggtgagtggatcttcagccgtggtcgggccctttacagcaatgcacgtcgttgtaaagcgacatgcattgctgtattgggactctgtatactacaactcccagcatgcccagacagcccttggcgtctgggcatgctgggagttgcagttttgcaacatctggaggtccgcagttttgggaccactgtgcccttccagatgttgcaaaactacacatctccAGCATGCCattcccttactgtccaggcatgctgggagttgtagttctgtaacatctggcccttcagatgttgcagaactacaactcccagcatgcctggacagttttggcatactgggagttgtagttttgcaacatctgaaagggcacagattggaaaccactgtattagtggtctgcaaactgtagtcctccagatgttgcaaaactacaactccaagcatgctgggagttgtagtttggcaacatctggctctaaagatgttgccgaaccactacttccagcatgcctgagaatgtttgggagtggttttgcaacaactggaggcacactggttgggaaacattggggtctacactagcatgttagtgtaaaaaaataaagttttttacactaacatgctggtgttgccctatattttttattttgacaagaggtaaaagggaaaaatgcaatgcaatttctccccactatggagataccccatatgtgggcgcaaagtgctctgggggcgcacaacaaggcccagaagggagagtgcaccatgtacatttgaggtgatttgcatagggatggctgattgttacagcggttttgacaaacgcaaaaaaaacaaaaccccacatgtgacgccatttcggaaactacacccctcacggaatgtaatgaggggtgcagtgagaatttacacctcactggtgtctgacagatctttggaacagtgggatgtgcaaattaaaaattttgtacagcccactgttccaaagatctgacagacaccagtggggggtaaatgctcactgtaccccttgttatgttcctcaaggggtctagtttccaaaatggtatgccatgtgggggttattttgctgtcctggcaccataggcacttcctaaatgcgtcatgccccccgagcaaaatttgctctcaaaaagccaaatatgactccttctcttctgagcattgtagttcgcccgtagtgcgcttcaggtcaacttatggggtacctccatactcagaagagatggggttacaaattttggggggatattttttgctattaacccttgcaaaaaatgtgaaatttgggggggaaacacacattttagtgaattttttttttttttacatatgcaaaagtcaggaaacccctgtggggtattaagttcctcaaggggtctagtttccaaaatggtatgccatgtgtttttttttttcctgttctggcaccataggcgcttcctaaatgcaacatgccccccaaaaaccatttcagaaaaacgtactctccaaaatccccttgtcgctccttcgcttctgagccctctactgcacccgccgaacactttacatagacatatgaggtatgtgcttacttgagagaaattgggctacaaatacaagtatacattttctccttttaccccttgtaaaaaatcaaaaattgggtctacaagaacatgcgagtgtaaaaaatgaagattgtgaattttctccttcactttgctgctattcctgtgaaacacctaaagggttaaaacacttactgaatgtcattttgaatactttgaggggtgcagtttttataatgtggtcatttgtggggtatttctaagatgaagacccttcaaatccacttcaatcctgaactggtccctgaaaaattgattttggaaaatttgtgaaaaattggatatttgctgctgaactttgaagccctctggtgtcttccaagagtaaaaacttgtcaattttatgatacaaacataaagtggacatattgtatatgtgaataaaaaaaacttatttggaatatccattttccttacaagcagagagcttcaaagttagaaaaatgcaaaattttcgatttttttcatcaaattttggaatttttcactaagaaacgatgcaagtattgacaaaattttaccaataacataaagtagaatatgtcacgaaaaaacagtctcagaatcagaatgataggtaaaagcatcccagagttattaatgtttaaagtgacagtggtcagatgttcaaaaatgctctggtcctaaggtgtaaaatggcctggtccttaaggggttaaaacttgggagttccatttcaaaatcctcaatttcaaaatcttaaatttctatttaaaattcttatatttcaatggtctcctcaactgcaagctgtgtcattcaggcaatatacagtttactgatgctgctcggcctgggtctgggaataaaatctTTTGTTATTGTACCCCTAGCTACCCAAAATTTTCAGTTTAAATCTCAAACTTCCTCTTTTTGTtttaaggattgtgaagccctgtggtctcctcacgcttcagccaactccaggctgtgtcattcagccaatacatggtttactgatgctgctgggcctgggtctggaaataaaaagtttgctatgatagcactagctaacGAAAATCTTCtgttttaaatttcagaattaattttataatcttagggattgtgaaggcctagtgtctgctcatgcttcggccaactccaggctgtgccattcagacactatatggtctcctcatgcttcagccaactccaggctgtgtcattcaggcaatatatggtttactgatgctgctgggcctgggtctgggaataaaaattttgttatggtagcactagctacccaaaatctttggtttaaatttcagaacttattttataatcttagggattgtgaaggcctagtgtctactcttgCTGCCGATTCGAATTCTtaaaagttcgttcatctctaattaTCTCCCATTTCTTGCCGAGTTTCAGAGAGAGCTGGAGGCCCTTGGGAAATTTGAGGTGTCCTGGCAGGGCCACATTGCCTCTTTCAAAATGATGGTGCTTCCAAAATTACTTTATTTATATCGAATGCTACCTATtgaatttttactttatttttttttaaagtactcacTCTATGCTATCTGCTTTTATTTGGAAAAGGAGGGTTTCCTTTAAATTAACAAATCAAAATCTCCAATAGCTAAAATATCTTCCTTTTATTACAAATAGCATATTAAAGAATGCAGTATATAAATCCCCATAATAACAGTAATTCACATTCAATACACAAGGTGCGATATTTGTAGGGACAATCCCCAATATTACATCCTAACCCGACACATTTCCCCGTAACTGGGTAATTTACAGTaacatacggttcatcaggggtaaaaAGATGGTTGTGGTCGCTTTAGAGCAAAAAGTTATATGTGAGCAGCTTATAAAACATATAGGCAACAAATAAAGCAAGTACATAGATAAACATTACTAGACTCTGCTTATATAAGAGATAATCAAATGGTCTGTTCGGGTTTTGGAGCTGCACACCGCAGTGATGTATCCTCAGACCTTCATTATTGTCTCAATTTAGTCACAGTAGTCAGAGTATGTTTCTTTCTATAGCTGACCTCAAGGATATATAGAGTTTACTCAAAACATATCCTCCAGGGATGCCACTACAGTCGTGTAGACACATAAAGATACAGCCATCCAACTAGAAAGCGGAGCTATAGATCAGAACTGTCATTGATAGGGGCTAAACGATATATGGTATCAACCAGCCACACTCAGATAACAATCTCCTCCATACCTAGTCCAGCTGCTGGCCGTCACATAAACTTATGACAGCGACCACTTAAGCACATGACCACTGCTCCTGGTGACCACTGCTCCATCATCCCTCGGCATCAGCAGCAGTGGTCATGTGCTTAAGTGGTCGCTGTAATAAGTTTATGTGACGGTCAGCAGCGGGACTAGGTATGGAGGAGATTGTTATCTGAGTGTGGCTGGTTGATACCATATATCGTTTAGCCCCTATCAATGACAGTTCTGATCTATAGCTCCGCTCTCTAGTTGGATGGCTGTATCTTTATGTGTCTACACGACTGTAGTGGCATCCCTGGAGGATATGTTTTGAGTACACTCTATATATCCTTGAGGTCAGCTATAGAAAGAAACATACTCTGACAACTTTGACTATATTGAGACAATAATGAAGGTCTGAGGATACATCACTGCGGTCTGCAGCTCCAAAACCCGAACAGACCATTTGATTATATCTTATATAAGCAGAGTCTAGTAATGTTTATCTATGTACTTGCTTTATTTGTTGCCTATATGTTTTATATGCTGCTCACATATAACTTTTTGCTCTAAAGCGACCACAACCATCTttttacccctgatgaaccgtatgttACTGTAAATTACCCAGTTACGGGGAAACGTGTCGGGTTAGGATGTAATATTGGGGATTGTCCCTACAAATATCGCACCTTATGTATTGACTGTGAATTactgtttttatggggatttatatactgtattctgtaatatgctatttgtaATAAAAGTAAGATATTTTAGCTATTGGAGATTTTGATTTGTTAGTTCAAGCTAGCTATAatttatctatatatcagtgatttttttcctttaaattatTTACCAGACATAGAGACAGAGGGGGGAACCCGATTTTCATAAATACTATGTAGCGATGGTTTCCTCTCATTTAAAAGCATATGTCtccaggtcttaaaggggtattccaggaaaaaacttttttatatatcaactggctccagaaaacagatttgtaaattacttccattaaaaaaatcttaatcctttcaaaaattatcagctgcttaagttgagttgttgttttctgtctggcaacagtgctctctgctgacatctctgcttgtctcgggaactgcacagagtggaagaggtttgctatggggatttgcttctaaaatgggcggttcccgagacacgtgtcatcagagagcacttagacagaaaagaacaattcaaattcagcagctcatgagtacggaaaggattaagattttttaatagaagtaatttacaaatctgtttaactttctggagccagttgacattttttcctgtataacccctttaatacacattGGCTACAACTAGAACAACACCATTGAAAACTAACTTCACTTCAGTCCCTTCTTCTCATACACCCATGGAATCTCGCATTTCTCACTGGTATCACACCACTGACTTTGGCTGGTCTCAAATGCTGGTCCACCCTACATTCCACGATGGGCACTCCCAGATCTAGCTACCCACGTGATACACCTTTGCAACTTATTTCCTTAGTTATTTCTGACACACTGGGTCACAGGTGGCTTACAGTTTATTCACCAATTATATAATGGAAACATAGTGAGTCCATTTGAGAGACTAAGCAACTTGTTTTCTATCACTAGAAAGGATTTTCATTAATATTTACAAATCAGACATTTTCTCCAGTCTCATAGTCATGCAAAATGGTACTAAAACACCAAAGCATTTCTGCACCTTCGTCTACAATAAAAGGGATTGCGACCAATGTATGGTTTCCTGGAATCAACAGATTCCTTATCTACATATGCCCAATATAGAGCATGGAAATCTGAACTTGTATGCACGATATCCCATACTGGGTGGATTCAGTCCTTCATATGGGCCTGGAAGGCTTTAACCTGTGTCTCTCACCTGGAAGCAGCGATCAAATCAAGGCTGCATTGATATCTTACTCCATCTTGATTACATTCCATATtaccctcctcctcactgctgtgtgggcatgcctgTTGGTGTAGAGGTACCTTGCTGCATACCCTTTGGTCATGTCCACTCCTACACGATTACTGTAAAGAGGTTGAATTGATTGTACAGAATTTGTCTAAAACCAAGGTTGTACTGACCCCATCTATTGCATTACTCCTGATTGGTATAAACCAGTTTCCTCCCACCACTCGATTGATATTATGCAAAGTACTTATTCTTGCAAAATGTATTATTACAAGGCATTGGAGATCCTCGATCTCTCCCTCTATTTCAGATTTGATTAGCCTACTTAACCAGTCCTATTGTGAATGATCAGTAGCATACAACTTAGATAAAACAACATCCTTGGAAGCACTGTGGACATCTTGGATACAATCTAGATACGCCATTGGCATTGTCCATTAATAGGCCAATACGTGTATATCAGCGGAGCAGGAGTGCACTTTcttcctttccttttcttttcctttctctctctcctccctTTTCTTCCTTCTCCCCCTTATATAACTCTATCCCTACCTTCCCTTGTTGCTTACAATGTTTATGTACTGTTATAAACAGTGTTATAAACACTGTTCTAATTTCTAAAGTGAAACATAATATTTGAGTCTCTCCAGCATTACATTACCCAATGTGTCATTTGAGATGCATTTCTTATTAATTGAGCTGTGTCTCAATATTCCAGGTGAATTAATAgatatttccttttactctgtttCATTGCACTTTGTGCGCTGTTTGTTCTTATTTGAAAAGAAGTTTAATAAAAAGATTGAAACAGGAAAAGGATTATGGTCAAGGGACAGGAATCTAGAGTGTGGCGCTGGAATCAGGAACAGAAGGACCAGAAAAATATGAGGAACTGGAACTGGGAGATACTAAGAACACAGTCTAGACAAAACAAGTGacaccaataaaaaaaatcaagagaTGGCCAAGGTCTGAAACAGGGAATATCAGGAGTAGGGCAAGAATGTAACCAGGAGATACAAGAATTAGCTTCCAGGGGCCAGTTAGGGACAGAAACAGGAACTTTAGGAGCATCAACCACAAACAGTCAATGGATAAAACCAGGAGGTAATAGAGAAGTGACTGGGTCTGACTTAGGTCAGAGCCAGGATATACAAGGAACAGAACCAAGAAGTCCAGGAGTCAGGACAGTAAATAGTACTATAAGCACCAAATAGCTTATTGAATGGCTAAACAGAAACACAGTTATGGTTGCAGTTTATGACATTATTGTCTTGCTAAAGTAGTTTTAATGATTAAAGTTGAGAGAGAACAAAatcttttatttataaaaacagcattattttctttataaaagataaccttattttatttattgtgtttCTTTACAGATGCTTATTATTTCCCAGTTGACCTGCTTTCTTTTGATGTCACTGTTCTTCTAACGATCTTCACTCTTTTACTTGTTTTGGGATTGCGTAGAAAACAAAGAATATCTCTGCCAGGACCATGGGCATTACCTATTTTTGGAAACTTTTTTCAAATTGGAGACCAAGCACATATATCCCTTACAgaaatgaggaaaacatatggagaTGTGTTCCTGATTAAATTAGGCATGATGCCAGTGGTGGTAGTCAGTGGTTTTCAGACAGTGAAACAAGTTCTTGGTAAACAAGGAGAGCAGTTTGCTGACAGACCCAACATGCATTCCTTTTCACTATTGGCTGATGGAAAAAGTATGACATTTTCCGAAAAGTATGGAGAAACCTGGAAAATTCATAAGAAGATTATGAGAAATGCTTTAAGGACCTTGTCCAAATCAGAAGCAAATTCTTTGAATTTCTCCTGTCGACTTGAAGAATATGTTTGTGCTGAAGCTTCAGACTTAGTTAAAACAATACAACTATCTAAAGATCATGGTGGCTTCGACCCATCCCCTTTAATAGTTTTGACAGTTGCAAATGTGGTATGCGCTCTGTGCTTTGGTAAAAGGTATAGCCATAATGACCAAGAGTTTCTCCGCATTATTGAGTTTGATAATGATATCCGAAAAATTTCAGGGGCAGGACTTCTGGCTGATTTTATTCCAGTTTTCAAATATTTTCCATCATCAGGTTTGAAAGAGCTGAAAAAATTTCTTCGGTCATTTAATGATTTTATTGCTAAATCCGTACAAGACCATTTTGGATCCCATGATGAGGTAAGGAACTAATAATGCTAGACTTTTTCAGTGTATATGTCAGACTAGTATCttatataaaaatgatatgtactcTACGTAGTCTTGCATGTATGAAATATCTAATAAGATCTAAATGTGCTTCTTAATATATGCAACATTTAGAGCATAGTCTTAGGTAATTCAAAAAGGAATCAAAACAATGTAGTATTTATCCCCTAAAGGAcacagggatttttcatttttgcatttatatatgttttcctttgtggggcaaaatggaaaaatgtatttatttttttaaattgtgggGGCTTCCATTGCTACACAGTCTTTTGGTTTTGTTTGCTGTAAACTTATCCTcatatttaaaggagatctgtagtgctccgaaggatagaggataagttttagatcgcgggtagtccgagtgctggggccaaacgcgatctcctgtacgggccgtGGCAATGTAGaagaaagggggcgttccatccccGCATGAAGCGGCAGCCGGCAAGCCCCTCCCATGGATCCCATGGACAGAACGCCCCCTTTGCTGTAAATTGCCAcagccccagcgctcagaccccctgcaatctaaaacgt
Above is a genomic segment from Hyla sarda isolate aHylSar1 chromosome 1, aHylSar1.hap1, whole genome shotgun sequence containing:
- the LOC130307705 gene encoding cytochrome P450 1A1-like isoform X1, giving the protein MGRRQTGQRMSGFSLLPAYHSISQKGKPPIKDAYYFPVDLLSFDVTVLLTIFTLLLVLGLRRKQRISLPGPWALPIFGNFFQIGDQAHISLTEMRKTYGDVFLIKLGMMPVVVVSGFQTVKQVLGKQGEQFADRPNMHSFSLLADGKSMTFSEKYGETWKIHKKIMRNALRTLSKSEANSLNFSCRLEEYVCAEASDLVKTIQLSKDHGGFDPSPLIVLTVANVVCALCFGKRYSHNDQEFLRIIEFDNDIRKISGAGLLADFIPVFKYFPSSGLKELKKFLRSFNDFIAKSVQDHFGSHDENNIRDITDALIKLCNSRNNIDKNYKLSNEQIISTVNDIFGAGFDTISSALLWCMVYLLKYPEMQEKIQKEIDEVIGTSRSPRFEDRKDFHYTEAFINEVLRHASFVPFTIPHCTTLDTSLNGYFLPKDTCVFINMYQVNHDPAVWSDADLFIPERFLDEYEHIDKSVIEKVFIFGMGVRKCIGEDVARNEMFIFLTSILQHLKLVKDPKNDVDLTPVFGLTMKPKPYKLKIETRL
- the LOC130307705 gene encoding cytochrome P450 1A1-like isoform X2; the encoded protein is MESDAYYFPVDLLSFDVTVLLTIFTLLLVLGLRRKQRISLPGPWALPIFGNFFQIGDQAHISLTEMRKTYGDVFLIKLGMMPVVVVSGFQTVKQVLGKQGEQFADRPNMHSFSLLADGKSMTFSEKYGETWKIHKKIMRNALRTLSKSEANSLNFSCRLEEYVCAEASDLVKTIQLSKDHGGFDPSPLIVLTVANVVCALCFGKRYSHNDQEFLRIIEFDNDIRKISGAGLLADFIPVFKYFPSSGLKELKKFLRSFNDFIAKSVQDHFGSHDENNIRDITDALIKLCNSRNNIDKNYKLSNEQIISTVNDIFGAGFDTISSALLWCMVYLLKYPEMQEKIQKEIDEVIGTSRSPRFEDRKDFHYTEAFINEVLRHASFVPFTIPHCTTLDTSLNGYFLPKDTCVFINMYQVNHDPAVWSDADLFIPERFLDEYEHIDKSVIEKVFIFGMGVRKCIGEDVARNEMFIFLTSILQHLKLVKDPKNDVDLTPVFGLTMKPKPYKLKIETRL